A stretch of Bos mutus isolate GX-2022 chromosome 8, NWIPB_WYAK_1.1, whole genome shotgun sequence DNA encodes these proteins:
- the ARID3C gene encoding LOW QUALITY PROTEIN: AT-rich interactive domain-containing protein 3C (The sequence of the model RefSeq protein was modified relative to this genomic sequence to represent the inferred CDS: deleted 2 bases in 1 codon), producing MEALQRQQAARLAQGVGPLAPHPPPPPPPAAPPGPSFPGSHTLEAPEKGLGEVGAEEEEDGQDEEEEEAGAEDEAAEESRPGTRGSSSPSSQPPGPHPHEWTYEEQFKQLYELDADPKRKEFLDDLFSFMQKRGTPVNRVPIMAKQVLDLYALFRLVTAKGGLVEVINRKVWREVTRGLSLPTTITSAAFTLRTQYMKYLYPYECETRALSSPGELQAAIDSNRREGRRQAYTAAPLFGLAGQPPRGTPGPAPEPGPAPPTPGPRSAHGPASGLPAHACAQLSPSPIKKEESRIPTPRLALPVSLAFGPAREKVAPEEPPEKRAVLMGPMDLPRHSAPPSFLPRGKVPLREERLDGPLSLAGTGISSINMALEINGVVYTGVLFARRQPVPASQGPTNPAPPLPTGPPSSTSP from the exons ATGGAAGCCCTGCAGAGACAGCAGGCAGCCAGGCTGGCCCAGGGGGTGGGGCCATTGGCC ccacacccaccaccaccaccaccaccagcagcaccaCCAGGGCCTTCCTTTCCTGGATCCCACACCCTGGAGGCCCCTGAGAAGGGGTTGGGGGAGGTTGGAGCTGAGGAAGAAGAGGATGGCCAagatgaggaggaagaagaagctgGGGCAGAAGATGAGGCAGCCGAGGAGAGCCGGCCAGGGACCCGGGGCAGCAGCTCACCTTCCAGCCAGCCCCCTGGACCTCATCCCCACGAGTGGACCTACGAGGAGCAGTTCAAGCAG CTGTACGAGCTCGATGCAGACCCCAAGAGGAAAGAATTTCTGGATGACCTGTTTAGCTTCATGCAGAAGAGGG GGACACCCGTGAACCGTGTGCCCATCATGGCGAAGCAGGTGCTGGACCTGTACGCGCTGTTCCGCCTGGTGACGGCCAAGGGCGGTCTAGTGGAAGTCATCAATCGCAAGGTGTGGCGGGAGGTCACGCGCGGCCTCAGCCTGCCCACCACCATCACGTCGGCCGCCTTCACTCTACGCACCCA GTACATGAAGTATCTGTACCCGTACGAATGCGAGACGCGGGCGCTCAGCTCCCCTGGGGAGCTCCAGGCTGCCATCGACAGCAACCGGCGCGAGGGCCGTCGTCAGGCTTACACCGCAGCCCCGCTCTTCGGCCTGGCTGGGCAGCCACCTCGGGGCACTCCTGGTCCCGCCCCTGAGCCCGGGCCCGCCCCGCCCACGCCCGGCCCACGTTCTGCTCACGGCCCCGCCTCTGGCCTGCCGGCCCACGCCTGCGCTCAGCTAAGCCCGAGCCCCATTAAGAAAG aggagaGCAGAATTCCCACCCCTCGACTGGCACTGCCTGTGAGCCTGGCCTTTGGACCTGCACGTGAGAAGGTGGCACCAGAGGAACCCCCAGAGAAGAGGGCTGTGCTGATGGGGCCCATGGACCTACCTCGACACAGCGCACCCCCCAGTTTCCTGCCCCGTGGCAAGGTTCCCCTTAGGG AAGAGCGGCTGGATGGGCCTCTCAGTCTGGCAGGCACTGGTATCAGCAGTATCAACATGGCCCTAGAGATCAACGGGGTGGTCTACACTG GTGTCCTCTTTGCCCGTCGCCAGCCTGTACCAGCTTCCCAGGGCCCAACCAACCCTGCACCCCCACTCCCGACAGGGCCCCCTTCCAGCACCTCACCCTGA
- the DCTN3 gene encoding dynactin subunit 3 isoform X1, with amino-acid sequence MAAVTDVQRLQARVEELERWVYGPGGSRGSRKVADGLVKVQVALGNIASKRERVKVLYKKIEDLIKYLDPEYIDRIALPDASKLQFILAEEQFILSQVALLEQVEALVPMLDSTHIKESSASELRQFGPKDTQPFLSMLPACSAWPRSTSSSRTSVWRSLRSPRRSWRNTTRLYPFCSAGPLRSAILILTLTCDQTMLLSKQFVQWDELLCQLEAAKQVKPVEE; translated from the exons ATGGCGGCTGTGACCGATGTTCAGCGGCTACAGGCCCGGGTGGAGGAGCTGGAGCGCTGGGTGTACGGACCAGGGGGGTCTCGGGGCTCGCGGAAG GTGGCTGATGGCTTGGTCAAGGTGCAGGTGGCTTTGGGGAACATCGCCagcaagagggagagggtgaaggtTCTGTACAAAAAGA TTGAAGACTTGATCAAATACCTGGATCCTGAGTACATTGACCGCATTGCCTTACCTGATGCCTCCAAGCTGCAGTTCATCTTGGCAG AGGAGCAGTTCATTCTCTCGCAGGTTGCACTTCTGGAGCAGGTGGAGGCTCTGGTACCCATGCTGGACAGCACTCACATCAAAG AGAGCTCAGCTTCAGAACTCAGGCAGTTTGGCCCTAAGGACACTCAG CCGTTCCTGAGCATGCTGCCCGCCTGCAGCGCTTGGCCCAGATCCACATCCAGCAGCAG GACCAGTGTGTGGAGATCACTGAGGAGTCCAAGGCGCTCCTGGAGGAATACAACAAGACTGTATCCTTTCTGCTCAGCTGGACCCCTGAGGAGTGCT ATTCTCATTCTCACCTTGACCTGTGACCAGACAATGCTTCTCTCCAAGCAGTTTGTGCAATGGGATGAACTTCTCTGCCAGCTAGAAGCTGCCAAGCAAGTGAAGCCTGTGGAAGAGTGA
- the DCTN3 gene encoding dynactin subunit 3 isoform X2, whose translation MAAVTDVQRLQARVEELERWVYGPGGSRGSRKVADGLVKVQVALGNIASKRERVKVLYKKIEDLIKYLDPEYIDRIALPDASKLQFILAEEQFILSQVALLEQVEALVPMLDSTHIKESSASELRQFGPKDTQPFLSMLPACSAWPRSTSSSRTSVWRSLRSPRRSWRNTTRLQCFSPSSLCNGMNFSAS comes from the exons ATGGCGGCTGTGACCGATGTTCAGCGGCTACAGGCCCGGGTGGAGGAGCTGGAGCGCTGGGTGTACGGACCAGGGGGGTCTCGGGGCTCGCGGAAG GTGGCTGATGGCTTGGTCAAGGTGCAGGTGGCTTTGGGGAACATCGCCagcaagagggagagggtgaaggtTCTGTACAAAAAGA TTGAAGACTTGATCAAATACCTGGATCCTGAGTACATTGACCGCATTGCCTTACCTGATGCCTCCAAGCTGCAGTTCATCTTGGCAG AGGAGCAGTTCATTCTCTCGCAGGTTGCACTTCTGGAGCAGGTGGAGGCTCTGGTACCCATGCTGGACAGCACTCACATCAAAG AGAGCTCAGCTTCAGAACTCAGGCAGTTTGGCCCTAAGGACACTCAG CCGTTCCTGAGCATGCTGCCCGCCTGCAGCGCTTGGCCCAGATCCACATCCAGCAGCAG GACCAGTGTGTGGAGATCACTGAGGAGTCCAAGGCGCTCCTGGAGGAATACAACAAGACT ACAATGCTTCTCTCCAAGCAGTTTGTGCAATGGGATGAACTTCTCTGCCAGCTAG
- the DCTN3 gene encoding dynactin subunit 3 isoform X4, with amino-acid sequence MAAVTDVQRLQARVEELERWVYGPGGSRGSRKVADGLVKVQVALGNIASKRERVKVLYKKIEDLIKYLDPEYIDRIALPDASKLQFILAEEQFILSQVALLEQVEALVPMLDSTHIKAVPEHAARLQRLAQIHIQQQDQCVEITEESKALLEEYNKTVSFLLSWTPEECYSHSHLDL; translated from the exons ATGGCGGCTGTGACCGATGTTCAGCGGCTACAGGCCCGGGTGGAGGAGCTGGAGCGCTGGGTGTACGGACCAGGGGGGTCTCGGGGCTCGCGGAAG GTGGCTGATGGCTTGGTCAAGGTGCAGGTGGCTTTGGGGAACATCGCCagcaagagggagagggtgaaggtTCTGTACAAAAAGA TTGAAGACTTGATCAAATACCTGGATCCTGAGTACATTGACCGCATTGCCTTACCTGATGCCTCCAAGCTGCAGTTCATCTTGGCAG AGGAGCAGTTCATTCTCTCGCAGGTTGCACTTCTGGAGCAGGTGGAGGCTCTGGTACCCATGCTGGACAGCACTCACATCAAAG CCGTTCCTGAGCATGCTGCCCGCCTGCAGCGCTTGGCCCAGATCCACATCCAGCAGCAG GACCAGTGTGTGGAGATCACTGAGGAGTCCAAGGCGCTCCTGGAGGAATACAACAAGACTGTATCCTTTCTGCTCAGCTGGACCCCTGAGGAGTGCT ATTCTCATTCTCACCTTGACCTGTGA
- the DCTN3 gene encoding dynactin subunit 3 isoform X3, which translates to MAAVTDVQRLQARVEELERWVYGPGGSRGSRKVADGLVKVQVALGNIASKRERVKVLYKKIEDLIKYLDPEYIDRIALPDASKLQFILAEEQFILSQVALLEQVEALVPMLDSTHIKAVPEHAARLQRLAQIHIQQQDQCVEITEESKALLEEYNKTTMLLSKQFVQWDELLCQLEAAKQVKPVEE; encoded by the exons ATGGCGGCTGTGACCGATGTTCAGCGGCTACAGGCCCGGGTGGAGGAGCTGGAGCGCTGGGTGTACGGACCAGGGGGGTCTCGGGGCTCGCGGAAG GTGGCTGATGGCTTGGTCAAGGTGCAGGTGGCTTTGGGGAACATCGCCagcaagagggagagggtgaaggtTCTGTACAAAAAGA TTGAAGACTTGATCAAATACCTGGATCCTGAGTACATTGACCGCATTGCCTTACCTGATGCCTCCAAGCTGCAGTTCATCTTGGCAG AGGAGCAGTTCATTCTCTCGCAGGTTGCACTTCTGGAGCAGGTGGAGGCTCTGGTACCCATGCTGGACAGCACTCACATCAAAG CCGTTCCTGAGCATGCTGCCCGCCTGCAGCGCTTGGCCCAGATCCACATCCAGCAGCAG GACCAGTGTGTGGAGATCACTGAGGAGTCCAAGGCGCTCCTGGAGGAATACAACAAGACT ACAATGCTTCTCTCCAAGCAGTTTGTGCAATGGGATGAACTTCTCTGCCAGCTAGAAGCTGCCAAGCAAGTGAAGCCTGTGGAAGAGTGA
- the SIGMAR1 gene encoding sigma non-opioid intracellular receptor 1, with amino-acid sequence MCWAVGRRWAWAALLLAVAAVLAQVVWLWLGTQSFVFQHEEIAQLARQYAGLDHELAFSRLIVELRRLHPGHVLPDEDLQWVFVNAGGWMGAMCLLHASLSEYVLLFGTALGSSGHSGRYWAEISDTIISGTFHQWREGTTKSEVFYPGETVVHGPGEATAVEWGPNTWMVEYGRGVIPSTLGFALADTVFSTQDFLTLFYTLRAYARGLRLELTTYLFGQDA; translated from the exons ATGTGTTGGGCCGTGGGCCGGCGGTGGGCGTGGGCCGCGCTGCTCCTGGCGGTCGCGGCAGTGCTGGCCCAGGTGGTCTGGCTCTGGCTGGGAACTCAGAGCTTCGTCTTCCAGCACGAAGAGATCGCGCAGCTGGCTCGGCAGTACGCGG GGCTGGACCACGAGCTGGCCTTCTCTCGGCTGATCGTGGAGCTGCGGCGGCTGCACCCGGGCCACGTGCTGCCCGACGAGGACCTGCAGTGGGTGTTCGTGAACGCGGGAGGCTGGATGGGCGCCATGTGCCTTCTGCACGCCTCCCTGTCCGAGTACGTGCTGCTCTTCGGCACCGCTCTGGGCTCTAGCGGCCACTCGG GGCGCTACTGGGCTGAGATCTCGGATACCATCATCTCTGGCACCTTCCACCAGTGGAGAGAGGGTACTACTAAAAGTGAGGTCTTCTACCCAG GGGAGACAGTGGTGCACGGGCCTGGTGAGGCAACGGCTGTGGAGTGGGGGCCAAACACATGGATGGTGGAGTATGGCCGGGGTGTCATCCCCTCTACCCTGGGCTTCGCACTGGCTGACACTGTCTTCAGCACCCAGGACTTCCTCACCCTCTTCTACACTCTTCGAGCCTATGCCCGGGGCCTCCGGCTGGAACTCACCACCTACCTCTTCGGCCAGGACGCCTGA